A DNA window from Engystomops pustulosus chromosome 6, aEngPut4.maternal, whole genome shotgun sequence contains the following coding sequences:
- the NEUROD2 gene encoding neurogenic differentiation factor 2 gives MLTRLFSETSLLPEVQKYSSWPDDCDEDVSDKDERSEKSLQEVHTEGSLSESKDDGDIGGEDDEEEEEEEEGTEEAEGERPKKRGPKKRKMTKARMERSKVRRQKANARERNRMHDLNSALDNLRKVVPCYSKTQKLSKIETLRLAKNYIWALSEILRSGKRPDLVAYVQTLCKGLSQPTTNLVAGCLQLNSRNFLTEQGQEAGRYHGPNSSFAMHPYNYQCSRLSGSQCQSSTMANNHALRSHGYCAPYESLYGNTSPDYNSSEYDAPLSPPLCINGNFSLKQDSSPDHDKNYHYSMHYSGLPSSRPSGHSLLFGASGMRSGVHSENLLPYDMHVHHDRAPMYEELNAFFHN, from the coding sequence ATGTTGACCAGGCTGTTCAGTGAGACCAGTCTTCTTCCCGAAGTCCAGAAATATTCCTCTTGGCCAGATGACTGTGATGAAGATGTGAGTGACAAGGATGAGAGGAGCGAGAAGAGCCTACAGGAGGTGCACACTGAGGGTTCTCTAAGTGAGAGCAAGGACGATGGGGACATTGGTGGGGAagatgatgaagaggaggaggaggaggaggaagggacaGAGGAAGCTGAGGGAGAAAGGCCCAAGAAACGTGGTCCCAAAAAGAGGAAAATGACTAAAGCCAGAATGGAGAGGTCTAAAGTGAGAAGACAAAAAGCCAATGCCAGGGAGAGGAACCGCATGCATGACCTCAACTCTGCCCTGGACAACCTCAGGAAAGTGGTTCCCTGCTACTCCAAGACCCAAAAGTTGTCCAAGATCGAGACTCTCAGGCTAGCTAAGAACTATATCTGGGCCCTCTCCGAGATTCTTAGGTCTGGGAAGAGGCCTGATTTAGTGGCCTATGTGCAAACCCTGTGCAAAGGCCTCTCCCAACCCACAACCAACCTGGTGGCCGGCTGTCTGCAGCTCAACTCCAGGAATTTCCTGACTGAGCAAGGTCAAGAGGCTGGGAGGTACCACGGCCCAAATTCTTCCTTTGCCATGCACCCCTATAACTACCAGTGTTCTAGGCTCTCGGGCTCCCAGTGCCAGTCTAGTACCATGGCCAATAATCATGCTCTGAGGAGCCATGGCTACTGTGCCCCCTATGAGTCACTGTATGGTAACACATCCCCGGACTACAATAGCTCTGAGTATGATGCCCCTTTAAGTCCACCACTGTGCATTAATGGCAACTTCTCCCTCAAACAGGACTCATCCCCCGACCACGATAAGAATTACCACTACTCTATGCACTATTCTGGGCTGCCATCCTCCAGGCCTTCTGGACACAGCCTGCTCTTTGGAGCTTCTGGGATGCGAAGTGGAGTCCACTCTGAGAACCTGTTGCCTTATGATATGCACGTCCATCATGATAGGGCCCCCATGTATGAGGAACTCAATGCATTTTTCCATAACTGA